In Streptomyces puniciscabiei, a single genomic region encodes these proteins:
- a CDS encoding ABC transporter substrate-binding protein, translating into MTASSTRRTTAARSRLAAAGAIAVAGALLLTGCGDQTKDKSKDSGASVSSAPLAGKLPKEIRDKGRIEVGSDIAYAPVEFKDSSGKAVGLDPDLAAAMGKQLGVTLEFQNGTFDALLTGLRSGRYDIAMSAMTDNKNRQNGVDPDTGKKVGEGVDFVDYLTAGVSIYTRKGDTQGINGWSDLCGKKIAVERGTVSEDLAKQEAKKCPSGKKLTIEPFDDDQQSQTRLRSGGVDAASSDFPVAAYAVKTSGGGKDFQIVGQQVEAAPYGIAVAKKDTQLRDALQAAMNAIIQNGEYAKILQKWGAQDGAVKESVVNGGK; encoded by the coding sequence ATGACCGCAAGCTCCACCCGTCGTACGACCGCCGCACGCTCCCGTCTGGCAGCGGCAGGTGCGATCGCGGTCGCGGGCGCCCTGCTGCTCACCGGCTGCGGTGACCAGACCAAGGACAAGAGCAAGGACTCCGGCGCCTCCGTCAGCAGCGCCCCCCTCGCCGGCAAGCTCCCCAAGGAGATCCGGGACAAGGGCAGGATCGAGGTCGGCTCGGACATCGCGTACGCCCCGGTGGAGTTCAAGGACTCCTCCGGCAAGGCCGTCGGCCTGGACCCGGACCTCGCCGCGGCGATGGGCAAGCAGCTCGGCGTGACGCTGGAGTTCCAGAACGGCACCTTCGACGCCCTGCTCACCGGTCTGCGCTCGGGCCGCTACGACATAGCCATGTCGGCCATGACCGACAACAAGAACCGCCAGAACGGCGTCGACCCGGACACGGGCAAGAAGGTCGGCGAGGGCGTCGACTTCGTCGACTACCTGACCGCCGGTGTCTCCATCTACACCCGCAAGGGCGACACCCAGGGCATCAACGGCTGGTCGGACCTGTGCGGCAAGAAGATCGCCGTGGAGCGCGGCACCGTCTCGGAGGACCTGGCCAAGCAGGAGGCCAAGAAGTGTCCGAGCGGCAAGAAGCTCACCATCGAGCCCTTCGACGACGACCAGCAGTCGCAGACCCGGCTGCGCTCCGGCGGTGTGGACGCGGCCTCCTCCGACTTCCCGGTCGCCGCGTACGCGGTGAAGACCTCCGGCGGCGGCAAGGACTTCCAGATCGTCGGCCAGCAGGTCGAGGCGGCCCCGTACGGCATCGCCGTGGCCAAGAAGGACACTCAGCTGCGCGACGCGCTGCAGGCCGCGATGAACGCGATCATCCAGAACGGCGAGTACGCGAAGATCCTCCAGAAGTGGGGCGCCCAGGACGGCGCCGTCAAGGAGTCCGTCGTCAACGGCGGCAAGTGA
- a CDS encoding response regulator has protein sequence MTIRVLLADDQPVVRAGLRMLINDIPDIEIVGEAGTGAAAVQLATDLHPDVVVMDIRMPVMDGIEATRLIKAGTSASVVVLTTFDDDENVYASLHAGASGFLIKDMMLDDIVAAVRVVAAGDALIAPGVTRRLIQEFTGRGAVPARRRREIKGITGREREVLALIGRGMSNAEIAAHLYISMATTKSHVARLLTKLDARDRVQLVIAAYESGMV, from the coding sequence ATGACGATCCGTGTGCTGCTCGCCGACGACCAGCCGGTAGTCCGCGCCGGACTGCGCATGCTGATCAACGACATCCCGGACATCGAGATCGTCGGCGAAGCCGGGACCGGCGCCGCGGCGGTCCAGTTGGCCACCGATCTCCATCCCGACGTCGTCGTGATGGACATCCGGATGCCCGTCATGGACGGCATCGAGGCCACCCGGCTCATCAAGGCAGGAACCTCGGCGAGCGTGGTCGTCCTCACCACCTTCGACGACGACGAGAACGTCTACGCCTCGCTGCACGCCGGCGCGAGCGGCTTCCTGATCAAGGACATGATGCTGGACGACATCGTGGCGGCGGTCCGCGTCGTCGCCGCCGGTGACGCCCTGATCGCCCCCGGGGTCACTCGCCGCCTGATCCAAGAGTTCACCGGCCGGGGTGCCGTCCCCGCCCGACGCCGACGTGAGATCAAGGGGATCACCGGCCGCGAACGCGAAGTGCTGGCCCTGATCGGACGCGGCATGTCCAACGCCGAGATCGCCGCCCACCTGTACATCAGCATGGCCACCACCAAGAGTCACGTGGCGCGTCTGCTGACCAAGCTCGACGCCCGCGATCGAGTCCAACTCGTCATCGCCGCCTACGAGTCAGGCATGGTCTGA
- a CDS encoding zinc-binding dehydrogenase: MFAVYAARIDRDQPLTGLELGERPAPEARPGWSTITVRAASLNHHDLWSLRGVGLPEDRLPMILGCDAAGVDEDGNEVVLHSVIGQTGHGVGPNEPRSILTERYQGTFAEQVAVPTWNVLPKPRELSFAEAACLPTAWLTAYRMLFTNAGVRPGDSVLVQGAGGGVATAAIVLGRAAGLRVFATSRDEAKRKRAVELGAVEAVEPGARLPQRVDAVIETVGAATWSHSVKSLRPGGTIVISGATSGDRPSHAELTRIFFLELKVVGSTMGTKEELEDLLSFCAATGVRPVIDEELPLDRAREGFERLASGEQFGKIVLTNG; this comes from the coding sequence ATGTTCGCTGTCTACGCCGCCCGAATCGACCGCGACCAGCCGCTCACCGGCCTGGAGTTGGGGGAGCGCCCGGCTCCCGAGGCCCGGCCCGGCTGGAGCACCATCACGGTGCGCGCCGCCTCCCTCAACCACCACGACCTCTGGTCCCTCAGGGGCGTCGGCCTCCCGGAGGACCGGCTGCCGATGATCCTCGGCTGCGACGCCGCCGGCGTCGATGAGGACGGCAACGAGGTCGTCCTGCACTCCGTCATCGGCCAGACCGGCCACGGCGTCGGCCCGAACGAGCCGCGCTCCATCCTCACCGAGCGCTACCAGGGCACCTTCGCCGAGCAGGTCGCCGTGCCGACCTGGAACGTACTGCCCAAGCCCAGGGAACTGTCCTTCGCCGAGGCGGCCTGCCTGCCGACGGCCTGGCTGACGGCCTACCGGATGCTGTTCACCAACGCCGGGGTACGGCCCGGTGACTCGGTCCTCGTGCAGGGCGCGGGCGGCGGTGTCGCCACGGCCGCGATCGTGCTCGGCAGGGCGGCGGGGCTGCGCGTCTTCGCGACCAGCCGGGACGAGGCCAAGCGGAAGCGGGCCGTGGAGCTGGGCGCCGTGGAGGCGGTGGAGCCGGGGGCGCGGCTGCCGCAGCGGGTGGACGCCGTCATCGAGACCGTCGGCGCCGCGACCTGGTCCCACTCGGTGAAGTCACTGCGGCCCGGCGGCACGATCGTCATCTCCGGTGCCACCAGCGGCGACCGGCCCTCGCATGCCGAGCTGACCCGGATCTTCTTCCTCGAGCTGAAGGTCGTCGGCTCCACCATGGGCACCAAGGAGGAGCTGGAGGACCTGCTCTCCTTCTGCGCCGCCACCGGGGTGCGGCCCGTCATCGACGAGGAACTGCCGCTGGACCGCGCCCGCGAGGGCTTCGAGCGGCTCGCATCCGGTGAGCAGTTCGGCAAGATCGTGCTCACCAACGGCTGA
- the sodX gene encoding nickel-type superoxide dismutase maturation protease, whose protein sequence is MPELSQETERGRAGAPFGVAEVTGPSMVPTLRHGDLLLVRYGASVRAGDVVVLRHPFQQDLLVVKRAVERRDGGWWVLGDNPYAGGDSTDYGVVPDELILGRARFRYRPLPAGQRSPLALARWALSAARPLLPDRSASRRLRAR, encoded by the coding sequence ATGCCGGAGCTGTCGCAGGAGACCGAGCGGGGGAGGGCCGGGGCGCCCTTCGGGGTGGCGGAAGTGACCGGGCCGTCCATGGTGCCCACGCTGCGTCACGGTGACCTGCTGCTGGTGCGGTACGGCGCGTCGGTCAGGGCGGGGGACGTCGTCGTCCTGCGTCATCCGTTCCAGCAGGACCTGCTCGTCGTCAAGCGGGCCGTGGAGCGGCGCGACGGCGGCTGGTGGGTGCTCGGGGACAACCCGTACGCGGGCGGGGACAGCACCGATTACGGGGTCGTGCCGGACGAGCTCATTCTCGGGCGCGCCCGCTTCCGGTACCGGCCGCTGCCCGCCGGTCAGCGCTCGCCGCTGGCACTGGCGCGCTGGGCGCTCTCGGCGGCCAGGCCGCTGCTGCCCGACCGGTCGGCCTCCAGGCGCTTGCGGGCGCGGTAG
- a CDS encoding CGNR zinc finger domain-containing protein, translating to MELAYYSDYAVRLVNSEEPARGKDSLTSVEAVRDLFGANASAARRATDADVTRFRSVRARLRAVFEAADKGDETLAVDLLNSLLLEFPVSPQISGHDFRDEDGRPLWHMHLADHPSNATAGYAAIAAMGLAFHLTEYGVDRLGLCEAAPCRNAYLDTSTNRSRRYCSDRCATRANVAAYRARKRLEADRSGSSGLAAESAQRASASGER from the coding sequence GTGGAACTGGCCTATTACTCGGATTACGCCGTCCGTCTCGTCAACAGCGAGGAACCGGCCCGGGGCAAGGACTCGCTGACCTCGGTCGAGGCCGTCCGCGACCTGTTCGGCGCCAACGCCTCGGCGGCCCGCCGCGCCACGGACGCCGATGTCACGCGCTTCCGCTCGGTGCGGGCACGGCTGCGCGCGGTCTTCGAGGCGGCCGACAAGGGCGACGAGACGCTGGCCGTGGACCTGCTGAACTCCCTGCTGCTCGAGTTCCCGGTGTCGCCGCAGATCTCCGGCCACGACTTCCGGGACGAGGACGGCCGCCCGCTGTGGCACATGCACCTGGCCGACCACCCGTCGAACGCCACGGCGGGCTACGCGGCGATCGCCGCGATGGGCCTGGCCTTCCACCTCACCGAGTACGGCGTCGACCGCCTCGGCCTGTGCGAGGCCGCCCCCTGCCGCAACGCCTACCTCGACACCTCCACCAACCGCTCCCGGCGCTACTGCTCCGACCGCTGCGCGACCCGCGCGAACGTGGCCGCCTACCGCGCCCGCAAGCGCCTGGAGGCCGACCGGTCGGGCAGCAGCGGCCTGGCCGCCGAGAGCGCCCAGCGCGCCAGTGCCAGCGGCGAGCGCTGA
- a CDS encoding PadR family transcriptional regulator has protein sequence MPPVFAHGRLRLYLLKLLDEAPRHGYEVIRLLEERFQGLYAPSAGTVYPRLAKLEAEGLVRHTTEGGRKVYAITDAGRAELAERSGELDDLELEIRESVAELAAEIRADVRGAAGDLRREMRAAASEARRSPKPGAGAAGPFAEYGDVTDKEAWRAAKEEMRRVKQEWKEQTRRAKDESRRAREEAQRARRQAQEAQARARAQAQEEMQRIARQVQDRVQDHFAQGDWPTGVREGLSELARELGDFGKYWGSPRTSAEPAPKPAAAPPDAHYVPADEAFPAEYEPTWAHEESTGDPARDLDRLLDRFRDDIRDAARDHGVTPTQLRDARRHLSTAAAHIGAILRRPKV, from the coding sequence ATGCCCCCCGTCTTCGCCCATGGGCGCCTCCGCCTGTACCTGCTCAAGCTGCTCGACGAGGCCCCGCGCCACGGCTACGAGGTGATCAGGCTCCTCGAGGAACGCTTCCAGGGCCTGTACGCCCCTTCGGCGGGTACGGTCTACCCGCGGCTGGCCAAGCTGGAGGCCGAGGGCCTGGTCAGGCACACCACCGAGGGCGGCCGCAAGGTCTACGCCATCACGGACGCGGGCCGCGCCGAACTGGCCGAGCGCAGCGGCGAGTTGGACGATCTGGAGCTGGAGATCCGCGAGTCGGTCGCGGAACTGGCCGCCGAGATAAGGGCCGACGTACGCGGCGCGGCCGGCGACCTGCGCCGTGAGATGCGTGCCGCCGCCTCCGAGGCCCGCCGGAGCCCGAAACCGGGGGCCGGCGCGGCGGGACCCTTCGCGGAGTACGGCGACGTGACCGACAAGGAGGCCTGGCGGGCCGCGAAGGAGGAGATGCGCCGGGTCAAGCAGGAGTGGAAGGAGCAGACCCGCCGCGCCAAGGACGAGAGCCGCCGGGCCCGTGAGGAGGCCCAGCGGGCCCGCCGCCAGGCCCAGGAGGCGCAGGCGCGGGCGCGGGCCCAGGCGCAGGAGGAGATGCAGCGCATCGCCCGCCAGGTCCAGGACCGCGTCCAGGACCACTTCGCCCAGGGCGACTGGCCGACGGGCGTGCGCGAGGGCCTGTCCGAACTGGCCAGGGAGCTCGGCGACTTCGGCAAGTACTGGGGCTCCCCCCGCACCTCCGCGGAACCGGCCCCGAAGCCCGCCGCGGCACCGCCGGACGCGCACTACGTCCCCGCGGACGAGGCCTTCCCGGCCGAGTACGAACCCACCTGGGCCCACGAGGAGTCCACCGGCGACCCGGCCCGCGACCTGGACCGCCTCCTGGACCGCTTCCGCGACGACATCCGCGACGCGGCCCGCGACCACGGAGTCACCCCCACCCAGCTCCGGGACGCCCGCCGCCACCTGTCCACGGCGGCGGCCCACATCGGCGCGATACTCCGCCGCCCGAAGGTCTGA
- a CDS encoding amino acid ABC transporter permease, whose product MTDIEKTAGEGAGEDAGANPAPPAARPETIRAIPVRHYGRYVSALIAIALLVAIVYAFSQGRINWHAVPEYFFDHRIMTGVGKTLLLTVLSMLIGIVLGIVLAVMRLSKNPVTSSIAWFYIWFFRGTPVLVQLFLWFNLGLVFEYINLMPFYKDYWSNFMTPLLTALLGLGLNEAAYMAEICRAGLLAVDEGQTEAAHALGMSHGRTLRRVIIPQAMRVIVPPTGNEVINMLKTTSLVAAVQYPELFRYAQDIGQNSGAPVEMYFLAAAWYLIMTSVLSVGQYYIERYYARGSSRQLPPTPWQKVRANMFSLGRPKGAVSA is encoded by the coding sequence GTGACTGACATCGAGAAGACGGCCGGGGAAGGCGCCGGGGAGGACGCCGGGGCGAACCCCGCTCCCCCGGCCGCCCGTCCCGAGACCATCCGGGCCATCCCGGTCCGGCACTACGGCCGATACGTTTCGGCCCTCATCGCCATCGCGCTCCTCGTCGCGATCGTCTACGCCTTCAGCCAGGGCAGGATCAACTGGCATGCGGTACCGGAGTACTTCTTCGACCACCGGATCATGACCGGCGTCGGCAAGACGCTCCTGCTGACGGTCCTGTCGATGCTGATCGGCATCGTGCTCGGCATCGTCCTCGCGGTGATGCGGCTGTCGAAGAACCCGGTGACCTCGTCGATCGCCTGGTTCTACATCTGGTTCTTCCGCGGCACCCCGGTCCTGGTCCAGCTGTTCCTGTGGTTCAACCTGGGCCTGGTCTTCGAGTACATCAACCTGATGCCGTTCTACAAGGACTACTGGTCGAACTTCATGACGCCGCTGCTGACGGCGCTGCTCGGCCTGGGTCTGAACGAGGCCGCGTACATGGCCGAGATCTGCCGTGCGGGCCTGCTCGCGGTGGACGAGGGCCAGACCGAGGCGGCCCACGCGCTGGGCATGAGCCACGGCCGGACGCTGCGCCGGGTGATCATCCCGCAGGCGATGCGGGTGATTGTGCCGCCGACCGGCAACGAGGTCATCAACATGCTGAAGACGACCTCGCTCGTGGCGGCCGTCCAGTATCCCGAGCTGTTCCGCTACGCCCAGGACATCGGCCAGAACTCCGGCGCCCCGGTGGAGATGTACTTCCTCGCCGCGGCCTGGTACCTGATCATGACCTCGGTGCTGAGCGTCGGCCAGTACTACATCGAGCGCTACTACGCCCGCGGCTCCAGCCGCCAGCTGCCGCCGACCCCGTGGCAGAAGGTGAGGGCGAACATGTTCTCCCTGGGCCGTCCGAAGGGAGCGGTGAGCGCATGA
- a CDS encoding amino acid ABC transporter ATP-binding protein, whose amino-acid sequence MVRAQGVHKSFGHVEVLKGIDLEVKPGEVFCLIGPSGSGKSTFLRCINHLEKINAGRLYVDGELVGYRQKGDKLYELKDSEVARKRRDIGMVFQRFNLFPHMTAVENVMEAPVQVKGVSKAQARERAMQLLERVGLADRAGHYPSQLSGGQQQRVAIARALAMDPKLMLFDEPTSALDPELVGDVLDVMRDLAESGMTMVVVTHEMGFAREVGDSLVFMDEGVVVESGHPRDVLTNPRHERTQSFLSKVL is encoded by the coding sequence ATGGTCAGGGCGCAGGGCGTGCACAAGTCCTTCGGCCATGTCGAGGTGCTCAAGGGCATAGACCTGGAGGTGAAGCCGGGCGAGGTGTTCTGCCTGATCGGCCCCTCCGGCTCCGGCAAGTCGACCTTCCTGCGCTGCATCAACCACCTGGAGAAGATCAACGCCGGCCGGCTGTACGTCGACGGCGAGCTGGTCGGCTACCGCCAGAAGGGCGACAAGCTGTACGAGCTGAAGGACAGCGAGGTCGCGCGCAAGCGCCGGGACATCGGCATGGTCTTCCAGCGCTTCAACCTGTTCCCGCACATGACGGCCGTGGAGAACGTCATGGAGGCGCCGGTGCAGGTCAAGGGCGTGAGCAAGGCGCAGGCCCGGGAGCGGGCCATGCAGCTGCTGGAGCGTGTGGGCCTGGCCGACCGGGCCGGGCACTACCCCTCGCAGCTCTCCGGCGGTCAGCAGCAGCGGGTGGCGATCGCCCGGGCCCTCGCGATGGACCCGAAGCTGATGCTGTTCGACGAGCCGACCTCGGCCCTGGACCCGGAGCTGGTCGGTGACGTCCTGGACGTCATGCGGGACCTGGCCGAGTCCGGCATGACCATGGTCGTCGTCACGCACGAGATGGGCTTCGCCCGTGAGGTGGGCGACAGCCTGGTCTTCATGGACGAGGGCGTGGTGGTCGAATCGGGCCATCCGCGCGATGTCCTGACGAACCCTCGGCACGAGCGGACGCAGTCGTTCCTGTCGAAGGTTCTCTGA
- a CDS encoding class I SAM-dependent methyltransferase yields MTTSTGTDWAAWQESWDRQQEWYMPDREERFRIMLDMAEALVGTAPRVLDLACGTGSITARLLTRFPAATSTGVDLDPALLAIARGTFDGDERVTLVEADLKDPEWPARLPYDSYDAVLTATALHWLHSEPLAALYGQVAELVRDGGVFMNADHMIDDSTPRINAAERAQRHARMDQAKRDGVLDWSEWWRLAAADPVLAEQTARRFEIYGEHADGDVPSAAWHARTLLARGFGEARPVWCSPSDTLLLAVK; encoded by the coding sequence ATGACGACGAGCACGGGCACCGACTGGGCCGCGTGGCAGGAGAGCTGGGACCGGCAGCAGGAGTGGTACATGCCGGACCGGGAGGAACGCTTCCGGATCATGCTCGACATGGCCGAGGCGCTCGTGGGCACGGCTCCACGGGTGCTCGACCTCGCCTGCGGCACCGGCAGCATCACCGCCCGGCTGCTGACGCGCTTCCCGGCGGCCACCAGCACCGGCGTCGACCTCGACCCGGCCCTGCTCGCCATCGCCCGCGGCACCTTCGACGGCGATGAGCGGGTCACTCTTGTCGAGGCCGACCTCAAGGACCCCGAGTGGCCGGCGAGGCTGCCGTACGACTCCTACGACGCCGTCCTGACCGCCACGGCCCTGCACTGGCTGCACAGCGAACCCCTCGCGGCCCTCTACGGTCAGGTCGCGGAGCTGGTCCGCGACGGCGGTGTCTTCATGAACGCGGACCACATGATCGACGACAGCACGCCCCGGATCAACGCGGCCGAGCGCGCCCAGCGGCACGCCCGCATGGATCAGGCCAAGCGGGACGGTGTCCTGGACTGGTCCGAATGGTGGCGGCTCGCGGCGGCGGACCCGGTCCTCGCCGAGCAGACGGCGCGTCGCTTCGAGATCTACGGCGAGCACGCCGACGGGGACGTGCCGTCGGCGGCGTGGCACGCGCGCACTCTGCTGGCGCGGGGCTTCGGCGAGGCCCGGCCGGTGTGGTGCTCGCCGTCGGACACGCTGCTGCTCGCCGTGAAGTAG
- a CDS encoding DUF4097 family beta strand repeat-containing protein — translation MPEWSVNEPRKLTFDTRVSDLQVRIVNGTVNVVGTDEGSARLEISDIEGPPLVVTQQGDTLTVAYDDLPWKGFLKWLDRKGWRRSAVVSLAVPADTRVEVGVVGAGAVVSGIRGPAVVKGVTGDTTLVGVSGPVRADTVSGNVEAQAVTGDLRFNSVSGDLTVVEGSGRSVRADSVSGSMIVDLDPDGPTEVSLTSVSGEIAIRLPHPADAEVEANTASGTISNAFDGLRVHGQWGAHKITGRLGAGTGRLRATTVSGSIALLRRPPREDEADAPWESGPAEPSAPPRNPGTAPAADSPAAAGENYFSGLGADASDGTGAQADGTTDKKVL, via the coding sequence ATGCCCGAGTGGTCCGTCAACGAGCCCCGGAAGCTGACGTTCGACACCCGCGTGAGCGACCTCCAGGTCCGCATCGTCAACGGAACGGTGAACGTGGTGGGCACGGACGAGGGTTCCGCCCGCCTCGAGATCTCGGACATCGAAGGGCCACCCCTGGTGGTCACCCAGCAGGGCGACACCCTCACGGTGGCCTACGACGACCTGCCCTGGAAGGGCTTCCTCAAGTGGCTCGACCGCAAGGGATGGCGGCGCAGCGCGGTCGTCTCCCTGGCCGTCCCCGCCGACACGCGCGTGGAGGTGGGTGTGGTCGGCGCCGGCGCGGTCGTCTCCGGCATCCGCGGCCCGGCGGTGGTCAAGGGAGTGACCGGTGACACGACCCTGGTCGGCGTCTCGGGCCCGGTCCGCGCGGACACCGTGTCGGGGAACGTGGAAGCCCAGGCGGTCACCGGCGACCTGCGGTTCAACTCGGTCTCGGGAGACCTGACGGTGGTCGAGGGCTCCGGCCGGTCCGTGCGCGCCGACTCCGTCAGCGGCTCCATGATCGTGGACCTGGACCCGGACGGCCCGACGGAGGTCAGCCTCACCAGCGTCTCCGGCGAGATCGCCATCCGCCTGCCGCACCCGGCGGACGCCGAGGTGGAGGCGAACACCGCGAGCGGCACGATCTCCAACGCCTTCGACGGACTGCGGGTGCACGGCCAGTGGGGCGCCCACAAGATCACCGGCCGCCTCGGCGCGGGCACGGGCAGGCTCCGGGCGACCACCGTCTCCGGCTCGATCGCCCTGCTGCGCCGCCCGCCGCGCGAGGACGAGGCGGACGCCCCGTGGGAGTCCGGGCCCGCTGAGCCCTCCGCGCCCCCGCGGAACCCCGGCACCGCCCCCGCCGCGGACAGCCCGGCCGCCGCGGGGGAGAATTACTTCTCCGGCCTGGGCGCCGACGCCTCCGACGGCACCGGCGCCCAGGCCGACGGCACGACCGACAAGAAGGTGCTCTGA
- a CDS encoding DUF6104 family protein has product MYFTDRGIEELEKRRGEEEVTFEWLAEQLRTFVDLNPDFEVPVERLATWLARLDDEDDE; this is encoded by the coding sequence TTGTACTTCACCGACCGAGGCATCGAAGAACTGGAGAAGCGGCGCGGCGAAGAGGAGGTCACCTTCGAGTGGCTGGCCGAGCAGCTGCGGACGTTCGTCGATCTGAACCCGGACTTCGAGGTGCCGGTGGAGCGGCTGGCGACGTGGCTGGCTCGGCTGGACGACGAGGACGACGAGTAG
- the sodN gene encoding superoxide dismutase, Ni, with amino-acid sequence MLSRLFAPKVKVSAHCDLPCGVYDPAQARIEAESVKAVQEKMAGNDDPHFQARATVIKEQRAELAKHHVSVLWSDYFKAPHFEKYPELHQLVNDTLKALSAAKASTDPATGQKALDYIAQIDKIFWETKKA; translated from the coding sequence ATGCTTTCCCGCCTGTTTGCCCCCAAGGTCAAGGTCAGCGCCCACTGCGACCTGCCCTGCGGCGTCTATGACCCGGCCCAGGCCCGCATCGAGGCGGAGTCGGTGAAGGCCGTCCAGGAGAAGATGGCCGGTAACGACGACCCCCACTTCCAGGCACGCGCCACCGTCATCAAGGAGCAGCGCGCGGAGCTCGCGAAGCACCACGTCTCCGTGCTCTGGAGCGACTACTTCAAGGCCCCGCACTTCGAGAAGTACCCGGAGCTGCACCAGCTGGTCAACGACACCCTGAAGGCCCTCTCGGCCGCCAAGGCGTCCACCGACCCGGCGACGGGCCAGAAGGCGCTGGACTACATCGCCCAGATCGACAAGATCTTCTGGGAGACCAAGAAGGCCTGA
- a CDS encoding NAD(P)-dependent malic enzyme → MAAEIVNPRSDNKTDQDGGAEPLDSFDPAFALHRGGKMAVQATVPVRDKDDLSLAYTPGVARVCTAIAEQPELVNDYTWKSSVVAVVTDGTAVLGLGDIGPQASLPVMEGKAILFKQFGGVDAVPIALDCTDVDDIVETVVRLAPSFGGVNLEDISAPRCFEIERRLQERLDIPVFHDDQHGTAVVTLAALRNAARLSGREIGQLRAVISGAGAAGVAIAKMLVEAGIGDVAVADRKGVVSADREDLTPVKRELAGFTNKAGITGSLEDALAGADVFIGVSGGTVPEEAVASMAEGAFVFAMANPNPEVHPDVAHKYAAVVATGRSDFPNQINNVLAFPGIFAGALQVRATRITEGMKIAAAEALAAVVGDDLAADYVIPSPFDERVAPAVTAAVAAAARAEGVARR, encoded by the coding sequence GTGGCAGCGGAGATCGTCAATCCTCGCAGCGACAACAAAACGGATCAGGACGGCGGGGCCGAGCCCCTCGATTCCTTCGATCCCGCGTTCGCGCTGCACCGCGGCGGCAAGATGGCCGTGCAGGCCACCGTGCCGGTCCGCGACAAGGACGACCTTTCCCTCGCGTACACGCCCGGCGTCGCGCGCGTGTGCACCGCGATCGCGGAACAGCCGGAGCTGGTCAACGACTACACATGGAAGTCCTCCGTGGTCGCCGTCGTGACCGACGGTACGGCCGTGCTCGGACTCGGGGACATCGGTCCCCAGGCCTCCCTCCCCGTGATGGAGGGCAAGGCGATCCTGTTCAAGCAGTTCGGCGGCGTCGACGCGGTCCCGATCGCGCTCGACTGCACCGACGTGGACGACATCGTCGAGACCGTGGTCCGGCTCGCCCCGTCCTTCGGCGGAGTGAACCTCGAGGACATCTCGGCACCCCGGTGCTTCGAGATCGAGCGCCGGCTCCAGGAGCGCCTGGACATCCCGGTCTTCCACGACGACCAGCACGGTACGGCCGTCGTGACGCTCGCGGCGCTGCGGAACGCGGCGCGGCTCAGCGGCCGTGAGATCGGGCAGCTCCGGGCCGTCATCTCGGGCGCCGGCGCGGCCGGCGTGGCCATCGCCAAGATGCTCGTCGAGGCCGGCATCGGGGACGTGGCCGTGGCGGACCGCAAGGGCGTCGTGTCGGCCGACCGGGAGGACCTGACCCCGGTCAAGCGGGAGCTCGCGGGCTTCACCAACAAGGCCGGCATCACCGGCTCGCTGGAGGACGCGCTCGCGGGCGCGGACGTCTTCATCGGTGTCTCCGGCGGTACGGTCCCCGAGGAGGCCGTCGCCTCCATGGCCGAGGGCGCCTTCGTGTTCGCGATGGCCAACCCGAACCCCGAGGTCCACCCGGACGTCGCGCACAAGTACGCGGCGGTCGTCGCCACCGGGCGTTCGGACTTCCCGAACCAGATCAACAACGTGCTGGCGTTCCCGGGCATCTTCGCGGGCGCGCTGCAGGTGCGGGCCACCCGGATCACCGAGGGAATGAAGATCGCGGCGGCCGAGGCCCTGGCCGCGGTGGTGGGCGACGATCTCGCCGCCGACTATGTGATTCCCTCGCCGTTCGACGAGCGGGTCGCTCCCGCGGTGACGGCGGCGGTTGCGGCTGCGGCGCGGGCCGAGGGCGTTGCTCGTCGCTGA